AGGAGTTCTGCTTCATCGGCGCGATCGGGCCGGGCGGGCCGTCCGGCGGTATCGCACCCGGATCGAACGGCGGCGGCGTGATGGCATACGCCGGTGGCAATCCCGCCAGCGCCCCACCGGCGAGCACGGTCGCGGCGATGGCCGCGCTGGCTGCGCGGCCCCGCCACGAACGGGCCCTACCGGTATCGGATGGCTGCATAGACGTTCATCAACCACAAGGCCAGCGGGAAGATCGGGATCAGGCAGAGGTACTCGATCCACTCCACGAACTTGCGGAACAGCGGACTGTAGATGGTGTTCGGCACCACCGCGGCGGCAGTCAGACCGGCGGTCGGCAGCGCGACCAGGACCGCGGCGGCGATCGACACCGACAGCGGCGACGACAGCACCAGCGCGTAGCGCACCGCGACGGCGGCGATGATGATCACCCCGGTCGCGGCCAGCGTGATGGCCTGCCAACGGTCGACGTAGGAGCGGCCGCGCAGCAGCAGGAAGCCGGCACTGAAACCCGCGAGGAGCAGCGGCAGCCAGCGCTCGTTGGTGTGCGGGTTGCACAGGGCGCTCAGGCACACGACCATCAGGACACCGAGCCCCACCAGCAGACCGCTCAGGAACGACCGCGCACGCTCCGCCTGCAGCAACACGTCGCGCACCGACGCCGGACCTTCCAGGGTCGGCGGACCGCCCTCGGTCCGCACCACCGTGGTGGGCAGGTCGGGCCGCGCCTCGAACACCCAGCGGCTGGTCGCGGACGGGAACACCGGCAACCGGATCCCGGCCAGGCGCCGGGCCAGCGCCGGAGCAGCGTGGTACAGCAGGACGCTGGCCAGCACCAGGCAGGACAGCAGGGTCACCGCGCTGGTGGCCGCCACCATCCGGGACAGGCTGGCCAGGGTGGCCAGCGCGGTGACGGTCACGATCGCGGTGTAGATCGCCAACCGCCGCCCGGTGAAGCGCAACGCCAGGGCCGCAGCGACGGCCAGGACGCCGAAGCCCAGCACGGCGTTGGGCGAACCGACCGGACCGGGGGGTGCGGCGGCGGCAGTGACGGTGAGCGGAACCAGCCCGCTCATCAGCAGGGTGTCACCGACACGACGGTCGGCGTCGGTCTTGGCGCGCACCAGCAGCAGCACCGAGACGGTGAGCACCAGTACGGCGACGATCGCGGCGAAGATCGTGGTCAGCCAGGAGTTGTGGTGCCAGCGCCACCAGCCCAGCACGCCGGACGCCAGGACCACCCCGGTCGCCACCATCGACGCGCCGACCTGCACGGCGACGACCGGGTCGATCGCGGCGAAGCGCTTGCTCAGGTTCGCCGACACCGCCGTCGAGATGTGCTCGATGACCTGGGACCGGTGCTCGGTGTCCGCGATGAACCGGATCCACAGCCGGTCACCGTCGTAGACGTCCTGCT
The nucleotide sequence above comes from Mycobacterium kiyosense. Encoded proteins:
- a CDS encoding type VII secretion integral membrane protein EccD; this encodes MLLDANAPVSVMTDPLLKVINSRLRELGETPLEATGRGRWALCMVDGTPLRAAQSLTEQDVYDGDRLWIRFIADTEHRSQVIEHISTAVSANLSKRFAAIDPVVAVQVGASMVATGVVLASGVLGWWRWHHNSWLTTIFAAIVAVLVLTVSVLLLVRAKTDADRRVGDTLLMSGLVPLTVTAAAAPPGPVGSPNAVLGFGVLAVAAALALRFTGRRLAIYTAIVTVTALATLASLSRMVAATSAVTLLSCLVLASVLLYHAAPALARRLAGIRLPVFPSATSRWVFEARPDLPTTVVRTEGGPPTLEGPASVRDVLLQAERARSFLSGLLVGLGVLMVVCLSALCNPHTNERWLPLLLAGFSAGFLLLRGRSYVDRWQAITLAATGVIIIAAVAVRYALVLSSPLSVSIAAAVLVALPTAGLTAAAVVPNTIYSPLFRKFVEWIEYLCLIPIFPLALWLMNVYAAIRYR